Part of the bacterium genome is shown below.
CCGTCCTGGCGTCAACGCGGCGGCAGATATCGCGCACGATATCGCGCGCCTGTTGCGCATTTTCCGCCCAGTGCACCTGGCCACCCCGTGCCTGCACCTGGCTTTCGAAACGTTGCAGGTAAAAGTCGAGGTTATCGAGCACATGGTTACGGATCGCCTTGCCCTGTTCGCGTAATCGCTCGAATTCGGGCAGGGTCGAAACGACCGCCGCGCGCTTGTCGACGAAACCCTCCTGCACGCGCTCCAGCGCTTTTTGCAGTTGCACATCCTGAAGCGCGACGCTGACATTTTGCTTGAAACGGTGGCTTTGCGGCTGCATCA
Proteins encoded:
- a CDS encoding lactate utilization protein gives rise to the protein MQPQSHRFKQNVSVALQDVQLQKALERVQEGFVDKRAAVVSTLPEFERLREQGKAIRNHVLDNLDFYLQRFESQVQARGGQVHWAENAQQARDIVRDICRRVDARTVIKGKSMISEEIALNDALEADGLDVVESDLGEYILQLAHEPPSHIIAPAIHKTKAQISELFYNAHQKLGYTKKLDTVPDLVNEAREVLRSRYLEADVG